Genomic DNA from Deltaproteobacteria bacterium:
ATGCGTCGCCCCTACAGGAACCTGATGGGACTCGGTCGTTGTTCTTCGTATCCACTGTCCTTACCGTCCGAGATGCGCGAGCGCGTCGCGCAACGGGGCACTCGATATACGAATGAACCCTCCGAACGGCTGGTCCAACTCGAGGAGTAGGAACACCGCGCCGGCGACGGAGAGCGCACAGACGAGCATGGTCGCGATTACCGTGCCGTTGCAGGGCGCAAAGAGACCGAAGCTGGTGAAGAGGATCGTCAGCCAGAACACCATCACGACCAGAAATGGCGTGGAGATCGAGCTGCCCCTCTGCTCGAACAGCAGCCAACGCGTCTGTCCGATGTCGAGGACGAGGCTGAGCGCTTCGGCCTGCAGCGAACGCTGCGCGTCGGTTTGCGGCGTCAAGGTGAGGACCATGTCGTAGAGACGTTCACCGCCACTGGTCGGCTCCAATTGTCCGGATCGTGAACTGTCGGATGGCCACGTCCGCTCGATCATGCCCGCCACCGCACCGCCCAGCAGATCGCGGGGCTCTTTGGCCTCGGCACCGTAGTGGCTCAGCACGCGGTCGAGTAGCACCACCTTGGACGACATTTGCACCAGCTCATCGCGCTGGGTATCAAACGAGCCCTTCGCCGAGGCGATGAGCAAGCTGAGGACGAGGGCCGCCATCGAGGCGACCAGTCCCATGCCGAGCTTCACGACATCCTTCGAGTCTGTGCCCAGATGATTTTCCGGCAGCGCGCTGCGCAGCAACATGCCGAGCAGCGCGCCGCCGAACACACAGGCGAACGCGATCAGACTGATGACCGCGGGAGACACGAAGCGCTCCGTTACTTCTTCGTAGGTGCGTCGACCGAGATCGCGAGGGCCTCGGTATAGGTGATCTCGACGAGATCGCCGACAGACACGCGATTGAGGTTGTCCGGATTGCGCGCCTTGATGGTGTTCAGTTCACCATCGGCGGACTTCAGGGTGACGGTCATCGCGGCCTTGTCGATCGCGACGATGGTG
This window encodes:
- a CDS encoding DUF4239 domain-containing protein yields the protein MSPAVISLIAFACVFGGALLGMLLRSALPENHLGTDSKDVVKLGMGLVASMAALVLSLLIASAKGSFDTQRDELVQMSSKVVLLDRVLSHYGAEAKEPRDLLGGAVAGMIERTWPSDSSRSGQLEPTSGGERLYDMVLTLTPQTDAQRSLQAEALSLVLDIGQTRWLLFEQRGSSISTPFLVVMVFWLTILFTSFGLFAPCNGTVIATMLVCALSVAGAVFLLLELDQPFGGFIRISSAPLRDALAHLGR